Proteins co-encoded in one Euleptes europaea isolate rEulEur1 chromosome 1, rEulEur1.hap1, whole genome shotgun sequence genomic window:
- the LOC130477701 gene encoding olfactory receptor 13H1-like, whose translation MEFHSDDTVILNFPFTANMEDWGNATTVTEFVLAGFSRQPQVRAALFVFFLVMYAVAIAGNGLIVLLIVVDPHLHTPMYFFLSNLSFIDVCYVTTSVPQILANCFKDKPSIPFGRCFAQMSIGLFLGVAECLLLAIMAYDRFVAICSPLHYSLIMSRKVCIILAVSLWLSSFVLTIVPFFSMQASLCGHNVVNHFTCELQAVLKLACSDTSASGLSMLISSVLTVLFPFAFILLTYGRIGLAVLRIRSAQGRGKALSTCGSHLAVVGIFYGTAMAEYVRPQAETFTDREKVVSVFYGVVTPMLNPLIYSLRNRDVKGALWRLIGRKVEK comes from the coding sequence ATGGAATTTCATTCAGACGACACTGTGATTCTCAATTTTCCTTTTACAGCAAATATGGAAGACTGGGGTAACGCAACCACAGTGACTGAGTTTGTGCTCGCGGGCTTCTCCAGACAACCCCAGGTGCGTGCCGCCTTGTTTGTCTTCTTCTTGGTGATGTACGCAGTGGCCATCGCTGGGAATGGACTCATTGTGCTGTTGATTGTGGTGGATCCTCACCTCCACAcacccatgtatttcttcctcagCAACCTCTCCTTCATCGACGTCTGCTATGTCACAACCTCCGTCCCACAGATTCTGGCGAACTGCTTCAAAGACAAGCCCAGCATTCCTTTTGGTCGATGTTTTGCGCAAATGAGCATTGGTCTTTTCCTGGGCGTGGCGGAGTGCCTGTTGCTAGCAATCATGGCTTATGACCGCTTTGTAGCCATATGCAGCCCGCTCCACTACAGTTTGATCATGAGCCGAAAGGTGTGCATCATACTGGCAGTCAGCCTGTGGCTCAGCTCTTTCGTCTTGACCATTGTCCCCTTTTTCAGCATGCAAGCAAGCTTGTGTGGTCACAACGTGGTGAATCATTTTACGTGTGAGCTCCAAGCTGTGTTGAAATTGGCTTGTTCCGACACTAGCGCCAGCGGGCTCAGCATGCTGATATCCAGCGTCCTCACTGTTCTGTTCCCCTTTGCCTTCATCCTGCTGACATATGGGCGCATTGGTCTGGCTGTCCTGCGCATCCGCTCAGCCCAAGGACGGGGGAAGGCTTTATCAACCTGTGGCTCTCATCTGGCGGTGGTGGGCATTTTTTATGGCACCGCCATGGCCGAATACGTGAGGCCTCAGGCTGAGACCTTCACAGACAGGGAAAAAGTCGTGTCTGTCTTTTATGGGGTCGTGACTCCAATGCTGAACCCCCTGATCTACAGCCTGAGAAATAGGGATGTGAAGGGAGCCTTATGGAGGCTGATTGGGAGGAAAGTAGAGAAATAA
- the LOC130477711 gene encoding olfactory receptor 13H1-like produces the protein MEDWSNTTTVTEFVLVGFSRQPHVRVALFVLFLVMYTVAIAGNGLIVLLIVVDSHLHTPMYFFLSNLSFIDVCYVTTSVPQMLAHCFKDKAIIPLSNCFAQMSIGLFLGVAECLLLAIMAYDRFVAICSPLHYTLTMSRKMCIILAVSLWFSSFVLTIVPFFSMQARLCGQNVVNHFTCEVQAVLKLACSDTSANGLSMLITSVFTLLFPFAFILLTYGRIGLAVLRIRSAQGRGKALSTCGSHLAVVGIFYGTALAAYLKPQAETFTDREKIVAVFYGVVTPMLNPLIYSLRNRDVKGALWRLIGRKVEK, from the coding sequence ATGGAAGATTGGAGTAACACAACCACTGTGACGGAGTTTGTGCTTGTCGGTTTCTCCAGACAACCCCATGTGCGTGTTGCCTTGTTTGTCCTCTTCTTAGTCATGTACACAGTGGCCATCGCTGGGAATGGACTCATTGTGCTGTTGATTGTGGTGGATTCTCATCTCCACAcacccatgtatttcttcctcagCAACCTCTCCTTCATTGACGTCTGCTATGTCACGACCTCCGTCCCACAGATGCTGGCACACTGCTTCAAAGACAAGGCCATTATTCCTCTGAGTAACTGTTTTGCACAAATGAGCATTGGACTTTTTTTGGGAGTGGCCGAGTGCCTGTTGCTAGCTATCATGGCTTATGACCGCTTTGTGGCAATATGTAGCCCTTTACACTATACCTTGACCATGAGCCGAAAGATGTGCATCATATTGGCAGTCAGCCTGTGGTTCAGCTCTTTCGTCTTGACCATTGTACCCTTTTTTAGCATGCAAGCACGCTTGTGTGGCCAAAATGTGGTGAATCATTTTACATGTGAGGTCCAAGCTGTGTTGAAATTGGCTTGCTCTGACACTAGTGCTAATGGGCTCAGCATGCTGATAACAAGTGTCTTCACTCTTCTGTTCCCCTTTGCCTTCATCCTGCTGACATATGGGCGCATTGGTCTGGCTGTCCTGCGCATCCGCTCAGCCCAAGGACGGGGGAAGGCTTTATCAACCTGTGGCTCTCATCTGGCGGTGGTGGGCATTTTCTATGGCACCGCCTTGGCTGCATACCTTAAACCTCAAGCTGAGACGTTCACAGATAGGGAAAAAATAGTGGCTGTCTTTTATGGGGTTGTGACCCCAATGCTCAACCCCCTGATCTACAGCCTTAGAAACAGGGATGTGAAGGGAGCCTTATGGAGGCTGATTGGGAGGAAAGTAGAGAAATAA
- the LOC130477720 gene encoding olfactory receptor 13H1-like encodes MEDNTTTVTEFVLVGLSRQPHVRMALFMLFLAMYAITVAGNGLIVVLTVVDSHLHTPMYFFLSNLSFIDVCYVTTSVPQMLVHCFKDKAIIPLGRCFAQMSISLFLGVAECLLLAIMAYDRFVAICSPLHYTLIMNRKLCIVLAVSLWFSSFLLTIVPFFSMPARLCGQNVVNHFVCEVQAVLKLACSDTHANGLSMLITSVFTLLFPFAFILLTYGRIGLAVLRIRSAQGRGKALSTCGSHLVVVGIFYGTALAAYLKPQAKTFTNRDKIVAVFYVVVTPMLNPLIYSLRNRDVKGAFWRLIGRKVDE; translated from the coding sequence ATGGAAGATAACACAACCACAGTGACTGAGTTTGTGCTTGTGGGCCTTTCCAGACAGCCACATGTGCGCATGGCCTTGTTCATGCTCTTCTTGGCGATGTATGCCATCACTGTAGCTGGGAATGGTCTCATTGTGGTGCTGACTGTGGTGGATTCTCACCTCCACAcacccatgtatttcttcctcagCAACCTCTCCTTCATTGACGTCTGCTATGTCACGACCTCCGTCCCACAGATGCTGGTGCACTGCTTCAAAGACAAGGCCATTATACCCCTGGGCAGGTGTTTTGCACAAATGagcatctctctttttttgggaGTGGCTGAGTGCCTCTTGCTAGCTATCATGGCTTATGACCGCTTTGTGGCAATATGCAGCCCTCTACACTATACCTTGATTATGAATCGAAAATTGTGCATTGTACTGGCAGTCAGCCTGTGGTTCAGCTCATTCCTCTTGACGATTGTACCCTTTTTTAGCATGCCAGCCCGCTTGTGTGGCCAAAATGTGGTGAATCATTTTGTGTGTGAAGTCCAGGCAGTATTGAAATTGGCCTGTTCTGACACTCACGCCAATGGCCTCAGCATGCTGATAACAAGTGTCTTCACTCTTCTGTTCCCCTTTGCCTTCATCCTGCTGACATATGGACGCATTGGTCTGGCTGTCCTGCGCATCCGCTCAGCCCAAGGACGAGGGAAGGCTTTATCAACCTGTGGCTCTCATCTGGTTGTGGTAGGAATTTTCTATGGCACTGCCTTGGCTGCATACCTTAAGCCTCAGGCCAAGACTTTCACCAATAGGGACAAAATAGTGGCTGTCTTTTATGTGGTTGTGACCCCAATGCTCAACCCCCTGATCTACAGCCTGAGAAACAGAGATGTGAAGGGAGCCTTTTGGAGGCTGATTGGGAGGAAAGTAGATGAATAA